In a single window of the Desulfovibrio mangrovi genome:
- the rpsO gene encoding 30S ribosomal protein S15, with protein sequence MVMTPEQKKAIIEEHAQHEGDTGSPEVQVALLTARILYLTDHFKDHKKDFHSRTGLLKLVGQRRKLLKYLASKDIQRYRDLIKKLGLRK encoded by the coding sequence GTGGTAATGACGCCTGAACAGAAGAAGGCCATTATTGAGGAACACGCCCAGCACGAAGGCGACACCGGTTCCCCTGAAGTACAGGTAGCCCTGCTGACCGCTCGCATCCTGTACCTCACTGATCACTTCAAGGATCACAAGAAAGACTTCCACTCCCGTACCGGCTTGCTCAAGCTGGTCGGCCAGCGCCGCAAGCTGCTGAAGTACCTTGCCAGTAAGGACATTCAGCGCTACCGCGACCTGATCAAGAAACTCGGCCTCCGGAAGTAG
- a CDS encoding uracil-DNA glycosylase: MARRKIVAKDAGGAQVPTDWLAAVPALTKGEHLPVLEAVAGLRGKGTVYPPEELVFNALHLTPLESVRVVIVGQDPYHGPGQAHGLSFSVPAEAIAAGAKMPPSLRNIFKEIDAEFQQDGGGSEPLVHSTDLTRWARQGVLLLNTTLTVAAGKAGSHAGLGWSSITDDIIATASALCAPSVFLLWGSHAQQKAALVNTARHLVLESAHPSPLSAYRGFFGCGHFRQANEWLAAQGRGVVEW; this comes from the coding sequence GTGGCCCGCAGGAAGATCGTTGCGAAGGATGCGGGCGGGGCTCAGGTTCCGACAGATTGGCTTGCAGCCGTGCCCGCTCTCACGAAAGGGGAGCACCTTCCCGTGCTGGAAGCCGTTGCCGGACTGCGCGGCAAGGGAACTGTATATCCGCCCGAAGAACTGGTGTTCAACGCGCTGCACCTGACGCCGCTTGAATCTGTGCGTGTGGTGATTGTGGGGCAGGACCCCTATCACGGCCCGGGGCAGGCGCACGGGTTATCCTTTTCCGTACCGGCGGAAGCCATTGCCGCCGGAGCCAAGATGCCGCCCTCGCTGCGCAATATCTTCAAGGAGATAGATGCGGAGTTTCAGCAGGACGGCGGGGGGAGCGAACCACTGGTGCACAGTACGGACCTGACCCGTTGGGCTCGGCAGGGCGTGTTGCTGCTGAATACAACCCTGACGGTGGCGGCAGGCAAGGCCGGTTCGCATGCCGGCCTCGGCTGGTCTTCCATTACCGACGACATTATCGCCACGGCCAGCGCACTTTGCGCCCCTTCCGTTTTTCTGCTTTGGGGCAGCCATGCCCAACAGAAAGCCGCGCTGGTGAATACCGCGCGGCATCTGGTGCTGGAATCGGCACACCCATCCCCCCTCTCGGCCTATCGGGGCTTCTTCGGCTGCGGTCATTTCCGGCAGGCGAACGAGTGGCTTGCAGCGCAGGGAAGGGGAGTTGTGGAGTGGTAG
- a CDS encoding DUF503 domain-containing protein — MVIGVLSVEYRLHGNDSLKGKRRIANSLKQKVRNQFNVSIAEVGSEDSLSTLSLKIVSVSNSERHLQSKLTKCLSMMEAVCHEEMVYSDMEFFGVE; from the coding sequence ATGGTAATAGGCGTTCTTTCCGTGGAATATAGACTGCACGGCAACGACTCTCTCAAGGGAAAGCGACGCATAGCCAACAGCCTGAAGCAGAAAGTGCGCAACCAGTTCAATGTTTCCATTGCCGAAGTAGGCTCTGAAGATTCTCTGAGCACCCTGTCGCTGAAAATTGTTTCTGTCAGCAACAGCGAGCGGCACCTGCAAAGCAAGCTCACCAAGTGCCTGAGCATGATGGAAGCGGTCTGCCACGAAGAGATGGTTTACAGCGACATGGAATTTTTCGGCGTAGAGTAG
- the truB gene encoding tRNA pseudouridine(55) synthase TruB, whose amino-acid sequence MAEQYPAQQDGVLVVYKPKGPSSGTCIGKIKRLGQKKIGHAGTLDPMAQGVLIVLLGQGTKLSGHLMSGGDKVYSGTIKLGETTDTWDAEGQVVATAPWEHITEEQVLQEVQNWLGESEQEVPSYSAAKHNGQSLYKLARQGKETPVKTKTINISHAEVLSLELPYVRFRVRCTSGTYIRSLAHSLGLRLQCGAVLTELIREYSHPFSMNEAHALDAILEAPHTLPDMVIPLEKALPEWPKIVLDEEAARNVRNGMSVPYRPEAIANMPFAVGIPAMLLAPDRTPLALAETQIVQRQPAWTIVRGLWQ is encoded by the coding sequence ATGGCAGAACAATATCCCGCACAGCAGGATGGTGTGCTGGTCGTCTATAAGCCCAAGGGCCCTTCTTCAGGGACCTGCATAGGCAAGATTAAACGACTGGGACAAAAGAAAATAGGTCACGCCGGCACCCTGGACCCCATGGCTCAGGGTGTGCTTATCGTATTGCTGGGACAGGGCACCAAACTGTCCGGCCACCTGATGTCCGGAGGCGACAAGGTCTACTCCGGGACCATCAAACTGGGCGAGACCACGGATACATGGGATGCGGAAGGTCAAGTCGTTGCCACCGCCCCGTGGGAACACATCACCGAAGAGCAGGTGCTGCAGGAAGTGCAGAACTGGCTTGGTGAAAGCGAACAGGAAGTTCCCTCTTACTCAGCCGCCAAACATAACGGGCAATCGCTCTACAAGTTGGCGCGACAAGGTAAGGAAACACCGGTCAAGACAAAGACCATCAATATTTCGCATGCGGAAGTTCTGTCGTTGGAACTGCCGTATGTACGTTTCCGGGTGCGCTGCACCTCCGGCACCTACATTCGATCCCTGGCCCACAGCCTGGGGTTGCGATTGCAGTGCGGGGCGGTGCTTACTGAGCTCATCCGGGAGTATAGCCACCCGTTCTCAATGAACGAGGCACACGCGCTCGACGCGATTCTCGAAGCGCCGCACACCCTGCCTGACATGGTCATCCCGCTGGAGAAAGCTCTGCCGGAATGGCCCAAAATCGTCCTTGACGAAGAAGCAGCCAGGAATGTGCGAAACGGAATGTCGGTCCCCTACAGGCCGGAAGCCATTGCCAACATGCCCTTTGCCGTTGGGATTCCCGCAATGCTTCTCGCCCCGGACCGCACCCCGCTGGCGCTTGCTGAAACGCAGATCGTGCAACGGCAGCCTGCCTGGACCATTGTACGCGGATTGTGGCAGTAA
- a CDS encoding secondary thiamine-phosphate synthase enzyme YjbQ, with protein sequence MHTLSIRTAEREQLIDITREVQNLVNAQGWQDGMLLLYCPHTTGAVTINEGADPDVKRDIAVNMAKLVPMRGDYRHAEGNSDAHIKTSLFGPAQMLIVENGDVMLGTWQVIYFCEFDGPRQRKLWVKFISS encoded by the coding sequence ATGCATACCCTTTCCATACGCACTGCGGAACGCGAACAGCTCATCGACATCACGCGGGAGGTTCAGAACCTCGTCAACGCGCAAGGCTGGCAAGACGGCATGCTGCTGCTCTACTGCCCTCATACCACGGGGGCCGTAACCATCAACGAAGGGGCAGACCCCGATGTGAAACGCGACATCGCCGTAAACATGGCCAAGCTTGTGCCCATGCGAGGAGATTACCGCCACGCAGAAGGCAACAGCGATGCCCATATCAAGACATCGCTGTTCGGCCCGGCACAGATGCTGATCGTGGAAAACGGTGACGTCATGCTCGGCACGTGGCAGGTCATCTATTTCTGTGAATTCGACGGACCAAGACAGCGCAAGCTGTGGGTGAAGTTCATTTCGTCGTAG
- a CDS encoding DHH family phosphoesterase gives MQNVIAQIAQILKEEDDFLVTAHENPDGDAIGSMSALAWMLSRLGKNVIAYNESGVPRYLSWLPFPCEVYTDLGDLPFTPRRIIVLDSGSAERTGEAMQRYLHGVASICIDHHLRTPDYADINWIDPEFSAVGEMLAVLADRLAVMLTGPLGEAIYLAIASDTGNFTYGNTSPRTLEIAAEVLRRGLDLESFTARSEANWSLNRVHLWGRLFDNVHLALDGQVAYMTLPESLFNETGTTMEDAEGIVNFLRRIYGVKVAMTLRDLGPERCKISLRTHGALNVQEVAATFGGGGHRNAAGATLNMPMQQAVEAVISILADKLGLDGKQA, from the coding sequence ATGCAGAACGTTATTGCCCAGATTGCCCAGATCCTCAAAGAAGAGGACGATTTTCTCGTCACCGCCCATGAAAACCCGGATGGCGACGCCATCGGCTCCATGAGCGCTCTGGCATGGATGCTTTCCCGTCTCGGCAAGAACGTGATCGCCTACAATGAATCCGGCGTCCCCCGTTACCTAAGCTGGCTCCCCTTCCCATGTGAAGTATACACTGATCTGGGAGACCTTCCCTTTACGCCCCGCCGCATCATCGTGCTGGATTCCGGTTCGGCCGAGCGTACAGGCGAGGCCATGCAGCGCTATCTGCACGGAGTTGCCAGCATCTGCATAGACCACCACCTGCGCACTCCCGACTATGCCGACATAAACTGGATTGATCCCGAATTTTCCGCAGTTGGTGAAATGCTTGCGGTGCTGGCAGACAGACTTGCCGTCATGCTTACCGGCCCTCTGGGTGAGGCAATCTATCTGGCCATAGCGTCAGACACCGGCAATTTCACCTACGGCAACACCTCGCCCCGCACACTGGAGATCGCCGCCGAGGTGCTCCGCCGGGGTCTTGATCTGGAATCCTTCACGGCCCGCTCCGAGGCGAACTGGTCTCTGAACCGCGTACATCTCTGGGGCAGGCTCTTTGATAATGTCCATCTAGCCCTTGACGGACAGGTGGCATACATGACATTGCCAGAGTCCCTGTTCAATGAAACAGGCACCACCATGGAAGATGCCGAGGGCATCGTGAATTTTTTGCGCCGTATTTACGGCGTGAAGGTGGCCATGACCCTGCGCGATCTCGGCCCCGAGCGGTGCAAGATAAGCTTGCGTACGCACGGAGCGCTTAACGTGCAGGAAGTAGCAGCCACATTCGGTGGCGGCGGTCACAGAAATGCGGCCGGTGCCACCCTGAACATGCCCATGCAGCAGGCCGTGGAAGCAGTCATTTCCATCCTTGCCGACAAGTTGGGACTGGACGGAAAACAGGCTTAA
- the pnp gene encoding polyribonucleotide nucleotidyltransferase — MENIFDAKRIVKTVGGKEITFETGRLANQADGSIWIQCGGTVVLVTACSQPLMRDMGFFPLTVEYTEKMYAAGRIPGSFFRREIGRPSERETLCARVIDRPIRPMFPKGYRDEVQVLANVISSDQREESDVLALTGASAALTISSIPFNGPVAGGRVCRINGAFVLNPAIPEMAEADLNLVFAASRDAVVMVEGEAKFVPEAVVAEALEWGHKEIMPLLDAQEELRAMLGKEKQTFEAPVPNTELLEKVTELSKPELEVALQIAEKMARKDARKAVKEKVMATLAADPQYAEDPAPLAEVPDMLAALEKKIVRSRIHKEGLRIDGRDVKTVRPIKIEVGMLPRTHGSALFARGETKSMVVATLGSSTDEQRMDSLVGDVTKRFMLHYNFAPYCVGEVKPVRVSRREIGHGALAEKALRPVTPSGEEFPFTLRVVSETMESNGSSSMAAVCGGCLSLMDAGVPISAPVAGIAMGLIKEGDDYLVLTDILGDEDALGDMDFKIAGTAEGVTAVQMDIKISGIPSDVMARALEQARVARLHILEEMAKVLPASRSKLSDYAPQIAVLEVNPDVIRVIIGPGGKNIKAITSATGASIDIEDSGKVTVFAPTLEALEQAREMVQYYDQRAEVGKDYMGKVKKMLEIGAIVEILPNVEALVHISQLDIARVEKTEDICALGEDMKVKVIEIADGRVRASRKAVLLEAQGTPWNPEDTARPRGGAPRGDRGDRGGRGDRGDRGGRGGDRGGRGGDRGGRR; from the coding sequence ATGGAAAACATTTTCGACGCAAAGCGCATCGTAAAGACCGTCGGTGGAAAGGAAATCACCTTTGAAACCGGTCGTCTCGCCAATCAGGCCGATGGCTCCATCTGGATACAGTGCGGCGGCACCGTAGTGCTCGTTACCGCCTGTTCCCAGCCCCTCATGCGTGACATGGGCTTCTTCCCCCTCACCGTGGAATACACCGAAAAGATGTACGCCGCAGGCCGCATCCCCGGTTCCTTCTTCCGCCGTGAAATCGGTCGTCCCAGCGAGCGCGAAACCCTGTGCGCCCGCGTTATCGACCGTCCCATCCGTCCCATGTTCCCCAAGGGCTACCGTGACGAAGTGCAGGTACTTGCCAACGTCATCTCTTCCGACCAGAGAGAAGAGTCTGACGTACTGGCCCTGACCGGCGCTTCCGCCGCGCTCACCATTTCCTCCATTCCCTTCAACGGCCCGGTGGCCGGTGGACGCGTGTGCCGCATCAACGGCGCCTTCGTACTCAACCCCGCCATCCCCGAAATGGCCGAAGCTGACCTGAACCTCGTGTTCGCCGCTTCCCGCGATGCCGTTGTCATGGTGGAAGGCGAAGCCAAGTTCGTGCCCGAAGCCGTGGTTGCCGAGGCTCTGGAATGGGGTCACAAGGAAATCATGCCGCTGCTGGACGCACAGGAAGAACTGCGCGCCATGCTCGGCAAGGAAAAGCAGACCTTTGAAGCACCGGTGCCCAACACCGAACTGCTCGAAAAGGTGACCGAGCTTTCCAAGCCCGAACTGGAAGTCGCCCTGCAGATTGCAGAGAAGATGGCCCGCAAGGACGCCCGCAAGGCCGTTAAGGAAAAGGTCATGGCCACTCTGGCTGCAGATCCCCAGTACGCTGAAGATCCCGCTCCGCTCGCCGAAGTGCCGGACATGCTGGCCGCTCTGGAAAAGAAGATCGTGCGCAGCCGCATCCACAAGGAAGGCCTGCGCATTGATGGTCGCGACGTGAAGACCGTGCGTCCCATCAAGATCGAAGTGGGCATGCTGCCCCGCACCCACGGTTCCGCCCTGTTCGCACGCGGCGAAACCAAGTCCATGGTCGTAGCCACCCTTGGCAGCTCCACCGATGAGCAGCGCATGGACTCCCTGGTCGGCGACGTAACCAAGCGCTTCATGCTGCATTACAACTTTGCTCCCTACTGCGTAGGTGAAGTAAAGCCCGTTCGCGTATCCCGCCGTGAAATCGGCCACGGCGCGCTGGCTGAAAAGGCCCTGCGCCCCGTAACCCCCTCCGGCGAAGAGTTCCCCTTCACCCTGCGCGTAGTGTCGGAAACCATGGAATCCAACGGTTCTTCCTCCATGGCCGCAGTATGCGGCGGCTGCCTCTCCCTGATGGATGCAGGCGTGCCGATCTCCGCACCTGTTGCCGGTATCGCCATGGGCCTGATCAAGGAAGGCGACGACTACCTCGTGCTGACCGACATCCTCGGTGACGAAGACGCCCTCGGCGACATGGACTTCAAGATCGCCGGTACCGCAGAAGGCGTTACCGCCGTTCAGATGGACATCAAGATCTCCGGCATTCCTTCCGATGTCATGGCCCGCGCTCTTGAGCAGGCCCGCGTCGCCCGCCTGCACATTCTTGAAGAAATGGCGAAGGTACTGCCCGCTTCCCGTTCCAAGCTGTCCGACTACGCACCGCAGATTGCCGTGCTCGAAGTCAACCCCGACGTCATCCGCGTGATCATCGGACCCGGCGGCAAGAACATCAAGGCCATCACCAGCGCCACCGGCGCTTCCATCGACATCGAGGACAGCGGCAAGGTCACCGTCTTTGCTCCCACCCTCGAAGCGCTGGAGCAGGCCCGCGAAATGGTTCAGTACTACGACCAGCGCGCTGAAGTGGGCAAGGACTACATGGGCAAGGTGAAGAAGATGCTCGAAATCGGCGCCATCGTCGAAATCCTGCCCAACGTGGAAGCCCTTGTGCACATCTCCCAGCTGGATATCGCCCGCGTCGAGAAGACCGAAGACATCTGCGCCCTTGGCGAAGACATGAAGGTCAAGGTCATTGAAATCGCCGATGGTCGTGTCCGCGCCAGCCGTAAGGCTGTGCTGCTGGAAGCCCAGGGCACCCCGTGGAACCCCGAAGACACCGCACGTCCCCGTGGCGGCGCCCCCCGCGGCGATCGTGGCGATCGTGGTGGCCGTGGTGACCGCGGCGACCGTGGCGGTCGTGGTGGTGATCGTGGCGGACGTGGTGGCGATCGCGGCGGACGCCGTTAA
- the selB gene encoding selenocysteine-specific translation elongation factor, whose amino-acid sequence MPVVLGTAGHIDHGKTTLVKALTGIDCDRLEEEKKRGITIELGFAFFDLPDGTRMGIVDVPGHERFVKNMVAGASGIDFVMLVIAADEGVMPQTREHMEICSLLGIETGFVALTKTDMVDEEWLALVQEDVANFLKGSFLEGAPIFPVSSHTGAGLDVVKQHITRMEKELAPRRRSDLFRLPVDRVFTMKGHGTVVTGTMISGSVAVGTDVQLYPRDIMTKVRGLQSHGGTVDVAPAGRRTAINLHGLEVADITRGDVVALPGSLFPSLTWHVELRCLSSSPTPLKNRTEVHVHHGSRETLARLYFPDRDKLMPGETALCEMRFTEPMVGVFGDRCVIRSFSPLRTVAGGKLLHPDAQPLRKKHPRYAQLLDSLQSLGKAEPEDRIRLHVAMAGEQGVTFRELCILTDIETKALDKGLNLLGGKQELACFDKEERSYVAGSILEELAGTALAFVAEYHRKEPLKPGMPRGMLISGWGKKLAPKLVHFVVERLLKQGKLAVEGDVVRLADHKVSLAADQEGLRAKLLEAHAAGGITPPNLKDVLEPLNVDVKEAGPVLRLMETAGELVKVKDGMYFHGPAMDKLVGMVREYFATHDDLGPNEFRDLTGLSRKYLIPLLEYFDKARITLRVGDKRKLRGA is encoded by the coding sequence ATGCCTGTTGTTCTGGGCACTGCCGGACATATCGACCACGGAAAGACAACCCTCGTGAAGGCGCTGACGGGCATCGACTGCGACCGTCTGGAGGAGGAAAAGAAGCGCGGCATTACCATTGAGCTGGGCTTTGCCTTCTTCGATCTGCCCGACGGAACACGTATGGGCATTGTGGACGTGCCCGGCCATGAACGCTTTGTGAAAAACATGGTGGCCGGTGCCTCCGGCATCGATTTCGTCATGCTGGTCATTGCGGCGGATGAGGGCGTCATGCCGCAGACGCGCGAACATATGGAAATCTGTTCACTGCTCGGCATTGAGACTGGGTTTGTGGCGCTGACCAAGACCGACATGGTGGATGAGGAATGGCTCGCTCTGGTACAGGAGGATGTGGCGAATTTTCTGAAGGGCTCCTTCCTTGAAGGGGCTCCCATCTTTCCGGTCTCCTCGCACACGGGAGCCGGCCTTGATGTTGTCAAACAGCACATCACCCGCATGGAGAAGGAGCTGGCTCCGCGCCGTCGCTCCGACCTCTTCCGCCTGCCCGTGGACCGCGTGTTCACCATGAAGGGGCATGGCACGGTGGTCACGGGGACCATGATTTCCGGCTCCGTGGCTGTGGGGACGGATGTACAGCTATACCCCCGTGACATCATGACCAAGGTGCGCGGGCTGCAGAGCCACGGCGGTACCGTTGACGTGGCCCCCGCAGGCAGGCGCACGGCCATTAACCTGCACGGTCTTGAAGTTGCGGATATTACCCGTGGCGATGTGGTGGCCCTGCCCGGATCGCTGTTCCCTTCGCTGACCTGGCATGTGGAGCTGCGCTGCCTTTCTTCCTCCCCCACGCCGCTCAAGAATCGTACGGAAGTACATGTGCACCACGGTTCCCGCGAAACGCTGGCACGCCTCTATTTTCCTGACAGGGACAAGCTCATGCCCGGCGAAACGGCCTTGTGCGAGATGCGTTTTACCGAGCCCATGGTTGGTGTGTTCGGCGACCGTTGCGTCATCCGGTCTTTCTCTCCGCTGCGTACCGTTGCGGGCGGCAAGCTGCTGCATCCTGATGCGCAGCCATTGCGCAAGAAGCATCCCCGCTATGCGCAGCTGCTGGATTCTCTGCAGAGTCTCGGCAAGGCGGAGCCGGAAGACCGTATCCGTCTGCATGTGGCCATGGCGGGCGAGCAGGGGGTGACCTTCCGCGAACTGTGCATTCTTACGGATATTGAAACCAAGGCGCTGGACAAGGGGCTGAACCTGCTTGGCGGCAAGCAGGAGCTGGCCTGCTTCGACAAGGAAGAGCGCAGCTACGTAGCCGGCAGCATTCTTGAAGAGCTGGCCGGAACCGCATTGGCATTTGTGGCTGAATACCACCGCAAGGAACCGCTCAAGCCCGGCATGCCCAGAGGCATGCTGATCTCTGGCTGGGGCAAGAAACTGGCCCCCAAGCTGGTGCATTTTGTGGTGGAACGCCTGCTCAAGCAGGGCAAGCTGGCGGTGGAAGGCGACGTGGTGCGTCTTGCAGACCACAAGGTTTCCCTTGCGGCGGATCAGGAAGGTTTGCGCGCCAAGCTGCTTGAGGCTCACGCTGCAGGCGGCATAACTCCGCCGAACCTCAAGGATGTGCTCGAGCCTTTGAATGTGGACGTGAAAGAGGCTGGCCCGGTGTTGCGCCTCATGGAAACGGCGGGCGAGCTGGTCAAGGTGAAGGACGGCATGTACTTCCATGGTCCGGCCATGGATAAACTGGTGGGAATGGTGCGCGAATACTTTGCCACGCACGATGATCTGGGCCCCAACGAGTTTCGCGACCTGACGGGTCTCTCACGCAAGTATCTCATTCCCCTGCTGGAATATTTCGACAAGGCCCGCATCACCCTGCGCGTGGGTGACAAGCGCAAGTTGCGCGGGGCCTGA